Genomic segment of Xiphias gladius isolate SHS-SW01 ecotype Sanya breed wild chromosome 16, ASM1685928v1, whole genome shotgun sequence:
GGGCTGGTTACAAAGGGCCGGTCTTAAATTGGTGGTTCTGATAGCATCAGAACCAAAATACATGGGTGCTGCTATCGGTATCTTTACTATTTGAACATCGTTCATTCATTTAACAGCATTTTCATTCTCCTTAATGTTAAATGAACTAGATCTCTATTATCCTTCTGCTAATGACATGTTTGTGAGTGATACTTGAGTGTTgagttggaaaataaatattatttacgTTTAGAGTAAATAGCAGGGGACCTAATATTGATCCTTAACAAGTTGGAGACTTGTTTTTAAGCCATTTTAAGCCAAAAGCAGTTTGAAGTTATATTTTGACCCAGTGGAAGCAGCTAATTTAACAACATGCGCTCAGCAGAGTGTAGCACagtgttgctttcacagtatcagtgacacagacaattcttcagtttgattatttagaaaaaatgtcGATGTTTTGAAGACTTATATTGTTCTTTATAACTTCCTTTGGATCCTGCTTGTACAGTCCAGCTCTGCCGAGTCAGTCATCACATTTCACCACAGTCCCGTATTCACTTTCATGCTGTAAATCGGGACTCTGGATGATTCATGCACTTCACTCCGACTCTACTGTCAGACTTGTGTACTGAATGCAGTGATTGTCAGTGCTTTCAGACTGTCAGTGGTGGGGAACATAAGACATCAGAGGGACATCAATATCACTGTTACTAAAacgattttatttgtttgaattgcATATAGAAATAAATCGAAGGAAAAATTTGTGAAACAAAGGCTTGTGCTTTTCTGTTCAAGGTTAAGAGTTTAAATATGAACCATCACATTAATTCAGTTCTTAAACTTgacttttcaacatttaaaatatttgtcttCACTCTATGGTCATTATGAGCTTCTGCAATACAACTAGAGATACTGCAATACATATGAATGTCATTCCTAGTAACAAGGTTCTATTTTGGCACGGCTGAAACTTGTGATTACCTGACAgaataaaaactgacttttgAATAACAAATGAGCACTCATCACATTGTTGAGGCTGACAATGACCTTTAACGTGTGTTAGTTATTAAAACAAGTCATGAAAAAGGACCAGACAGATCACATCTCTGCTTTTCTGAAGAAATGACTTTCGGAGTTATTACATCACATCATCTTACTTGACTGAACAACCTCTTCAGGTGTTTGgagatttctttcatttttagtcCGTATATGATTGGATTAAAGAGAGGGTGATACAAAACCACTTGTAAAGTCATTATTAAACGGGCAGTTTTTGGAAAATCTGATTCCAGTCTAAGTATAATAACATCATATGtacacaacaatgaaaaattgaTTAAAACCAGCAGGTGAGGTAAACAGGTCTGTGCAGCTTTTTTCCTGACTTCTCTACTGCTCCGATAGGATATGATGAGTATCCTTGTGTAAGTAAAAACAATGTAGAGCattggaaaaaatacaatattgaGCAAAATAATCAAACCAAGCGCAGAGAGCACTCTTGAGCTCACACAGTAAAGtttgtaaattaaattgttACAAAAAATTCCCTTCAAAGTAAAGTTACAGAGTTTTCTGTTAGCACTCAGTACAGCTGGTACTGCAACCTGACACGCTGGCAGGAGCCAGGCTAAAACCAGGAAAACCCTCACAGTGGTTTTTCTCATGATAGTCGGGTATTGCAGAGGTttacatatagacacataccTGTCATAGGCCATGGCTGCCAACAATAGGAACTCTGAACCGCCtaaagagtaaaatatttgaaactgaAAGAGACAGGCTGAATAAgaaatgatctgtttttcagataaaaagTCAATTAACAACTTTGGGTACAttgcagtgctgaaaagaaCAGAGTTCAGTAGCAAGGCTGCAATAAAAACGTACATAGGCTCATGGAGGTTTTTGTGAATCACGATGAGGTACACAATAGTAGAATTACAGCAGATTATTAGGATATAGACTGTGAAcataatcaaaaaatataaatatctgtatttgttaACTTCCACATACCCGCTAAGAGTTATGtatgttacatttatttctttatccaTTGATGCTGTCAAACATTAACAATGTTTTAAACAGGCAGATCATTTAACAGAAATAGTTAAATTACAAATAACTGAGGAAGTCTCAGTTTGAAGATATATTTACCATAAAATCTGTATTTGGATGTCTCATTCGTTCACTGTTACCTTACTGTGACATGCACTTAGTACGTGTACAATCTTGAGTTTGTGAATGCTTTTATCAGATGGTGTCACCCTCCATGGATCTCATTAAACTTTTCACCTAAAGACACAACATGTGATCAACTTTGTCAAACTCTGGGGCATGTACCCCCCTAATGTTGTCTGTGCCTAAACAATTATGGTAACGCACTATGATTATATTCAGTGTTTATAGCTTTGGAAATTGACTACATTTCCTGCATGAATTGGTGCTGTTTCACACAAAGTTTGCATAGTAATTGATCCTTGTCACGTTTATGAAGGGAAAACACTGCACTTCAAGGACGAAAGGTAGTTCCAAATGGTAATACCAATCATTGGTAGACACCATGATTTGCTTCTTTTGCGTCTCACCAGATGAATCGAAGGAATGGTTGATTTTCAGATAAGAGATGCACCGGATGAGACACCTCTTTATGACATTGCTTATTGCATGCTTACAAGAGGACTCTCAAAAGGGTCGCTCCTAATGTTGGTGTTAGAAAAAGGCATTTGCTGAGGCTCCTGCCCTTGTAACTGAAGGAACAGTTTAAGACAATGCGATTCTTTGTGTTGTAGGACACCATGAGGACATCGACAGTGTGTGGAACTTTCATCGCATACCCCATTGTGATAAGCTTATTCGTTTTCCTTGGAGGGACATGTTTCTTTTCCACAGAAGGGCTGTGGCTCACCTATGGATGGACCTCTTTATCCTTATCCTTATCCTCAATGTGTTAATGCATGTCTCCGACCACATTCCCAGCATTTTGTGTTGGGCAGAATCCGAATTTTGACCTGTTCCTTTGAGAGACTCTTAAATACAAGGCAGGTTAACCTTCAGTCTGGCAAACTCGCGTGGATTCTCGGTTACAAAGTCAGGGATCATTAGTGTTGTACCATGAAACTTTGGCTCACAACTGGGTGGGGATGGAGAGCAATGCCACACAGGGAAGGACATGGAGAAGCTCCATGATGAGCCTCTGTGTGGATTGCAGctcagtttttttgtctttgattgCTGTTGTCGCAGCCATTCTTCGAGAGGAGGCTTCAGGTGTAGGGTCGGAGAGTCAGGACCCAGACGGGCCCGGCTGCAGTGATTCAGCACTTGACCACGCACAGAAGTACAGTTTCACTCAGTGTGCTCTGTAGTCAGCTTCTTCATGGTTAGGATAAGGGTTCATCGATGATGGTCCTTAATGGGGGTCTACACGGTGGGCCAAATTGTGCACAGATTTATCATCCACTTAAAACTAATGAAGCCAGTGATTGAAGCAAGAAagacactgaacaaaaacagttcCTTGTTAAAATCAATGTTCGTTAACGCTGTTTGGGGAGCAGCTGCTAGCCTAGCTTCCGCAAACATCTGCTTAGCTTGTTTCttggaaaacttaaaaaccagATGTCCAATGACTAAAAACCTTCATCCAATTAAGatatacagttaaaaaaaaaaaaacagggttaaAGTGTGTCATAAAAATGCAGCTTAAATTAGCATAGAAGTAAATTTATGACAATATTTCAGGTGGGCACCTGCCCACCTTGAAGGGTTGCAGAACAGATGATATGCCAACTGGCCCCACTACCTGCTTACCACCTTAGAAGACGTCACTCCAAAACTGGTTGGAGCTCAATACTACTACCTGACACACAGTTTATCCCTGTGCCCAGGCCTTTACCACTGCGTTCAGCAGGTACAACTCCCTCCGCCTTCCCTTCATGTATTCGGTTTTTGCAGATACTCTGGGAAATCAGAGTCAAATTGAGAGCGAAACAGTTGGATTGGTGCATCCCTAATATCTTCAAACACCTTAATCCCTGATGAGAGTGGCAACACTGTATGCAATTGGATCACATTATAGAATTTCATCCAAAAAGGCACAGATGCACCTGGAGGAAGCTTATGCTCATACTTTTAAATCATGCTCATTAGTGACTGTGCGTCAAGTGGCAcaagtttttatttccatagcAGTACATCCGTTACAACAAACAAGCATAAAAGCAATAAGGTAGAGTTGCAGTTGGTACAGAAAATATCCACTTATTTCCATAGTGCTGaactttaatgtaaaatagCTGTATAGTAGTtatataatagtataacagAGGCACACATCCAAGTAAAAGGGGTCAAACAGTTCTCTGACTTCAGGCCTCCAGGGTTTAATGAATGTCTTTACATATTAGAATCTAATTTAATGGAGGGTTTAATGAGATCCATGGAGGGTGAAGCAATCTAATAAAAACTTTCCACAGACTGAATCAGTTCACTTTCTGGCTGTCGGAGATGAACGTACACCAAGTGCACTTTAAGGTCAGGCATCTGTGACTGAATAAGGCACTCCTGCACAGGTTGGATGTCAGTGGTATCGTGAAAGTGAagctctttttaaattttcagtaaTGTATGCCGGCTATTTAATCTGCCTCTTATATTGTTGAAAATTTCAACACtcacaaaatttcaaattcatgGATGACAAACTTAATGTAACAGATATAACTCTTGATGGGCACGTGGAAGTCTACAGATACAGATATCTTTATTTTGTGATCATGTTTACAGTGTATATTCTAATTATCTGCAGTAATTCAACCATCATTTGCCTCGTCTGGATTCACCAAAACCTCCATGAGCCCATGTACGTTTTCATTGCAGCCTTGTCACTGAACTCTGTTGTTTTCAGCACTGCAATGTACCCAAAGTTGTTAATTGActttttatctgaaaaacagatcatttcTTATTCCACCTGTctccttcaattttttttatattactcTTTAGGCGGTTCTGAATTCCTATTGTTGGCAGCCATGGCCTATGACAggtatgtgtctatatgtaaACCTCTGCAATATCCGACTATCATGAGAAAAGCCACTGTGAGGGTTTTTCTGAGTTTAGCTTGGCTTGTTCCTGCTTGTCAGATTGCCGTTGTAGTAATAATGAGTGCCGATATGAAACTGtgtaatttaactttaaaaggAATTTTTTGTAACAATTCAATTTACAATCTCCACTGTGTGAGCTCGAGAGCACGATCTGTATTTGGTGTTGTTGCTTTGACAAACATTGCACTTTTCCCACTGCTCTTCATACTTTTTACATACACTAGGATACTTATAATATCTTATCaaagttgtaaaaatgtaagaaaaaaagctgcacagACCTGTTTACCTCACCTGTTGGTTTTATTCAGcttcttctgtttgtgtgcgtacGATGTTATCACAGTTCGACTGGGTTCTGATTTTCCAAAAACTGTACGTTTAATAATGACTTTACAGGCGGTTCTCTATCATCCACTCTTCAATCCAATTATATACGGactcaaaatgaaagaaatctcTAAACACCTGAAGAGGTTGTTCTGTCAAAGTAAAGTGAtgtgatgttttaaaatgatgttacAGGAATAGCAATGTTTTCtctaataataatcataataaaacattaacaataataatactacaAGAGTGTAATGAAGGTATTTACTGTAAGCATTTGTTTCCATGGTGTAAAGAAGTTCATTCCTATTTCTCACGGAAACAGTTCATTGTATCTTCAGTTTGATAGTTTCGTAGGTTTCAGTGCCTGTTAGGGTTCAGCACTTTAACTGTAATACTCTAATCATCTCCTGGTCGCttcttatttctgctactgCCATGATACCACACACATACGAGCtggtagatttttatttattgtaaaaataatacacatgtAGCGTCAACACTATTATCACTCTAAGTTGAGTAAAAACACTTCTTGATTTAGTAAGTTATCAGTTTTAAAGCTTTATTCTTTGGGAGCATAATGATGCACATTCTTTTACTTCTGGATTCATGCATATCATGCTCGTGTTCCCTGCACCCTCGTGGCCTGAAAGATGCACAAAACCTAATACTCGAAAAGTCGAAATACTCAAAATGCTCAGTACATTTAGAGGTCCAGACCCGGGTATACCGGCGTAGAATAACAATTGAACCTCAGGGTACTAATCTGAATCAAACAATAGACATTGCAGTATAGCATGTTCTTAACAACTAGCCACTAGAGCCACCTGGATGTCCCAGATTGATTGACGTGGAAACCATATCAGCTTTCTACACTGGCTGCGTGATAGCTTTAATCCTATTTTGAATCAGAGTGTCTGAATTGTTCCCAAGTCTCCTGTGCAACATCATCATGAAGGAGTTTGCAGATGTTCTCCAGTGCAAAGGAAAATTCCCAGGATTCCCTGTTGTGTACCTGTGCATGACGCCATTTATGTTGCGAGATCGATCATAACAGGAACATGCATTTAAATGGGACGGAATTATTGCTAAAAAGCTTCACATTTGACGACTATGAGTGTGGTGAGACTGTTAGCGACCCACAGGATCCACGCAAAACAATTCAGAGGCCACACTATTTGCTTCCCACATTGGATGATGTCACTCAGAAACTGCTTGGAGCCAAATAATTCAGATTCAGATACACAGTCAGGCCACTGAGCCgtcagatgaaaacacaaaatgttcctGCTCACCACCTTTACCACAGGACATCCCTTCAGGATAACGATGGCTACAGACGGATTCCAAAGGAAAATCACAGAGACATGCAGTATAAAGAACTCAGTGGCATGGTAGCCATAGTCAACGATATACTAGTTTATGGCAGAACCAAAGAGGAGCACGACACCAATCCTTGCACCATGTTGGCGTGCACAATCAATTGAGGTGTATGCCTGAATCTGGAGAGAAGTGGGGTAGATGCAATGGAAGTCAGATTTTTTTGGGCACAAACTGACTTGAGACAgcatacaaccacacacaaaagaaaatccaaGCGATGAAGGGCATGACTCCACCAAAAAACAAAGGACACTCCTAGGACACCCCTAGGCATGGCAATTTACCTGGCTCGGTTTGCTCTGCATCTGTCGGAGGCCACAGACCACTACACCAGCTGCCCACCTCTAGCTTTGGAACTGATAGgtgaaaaaaagactgttttcTCCACATCCACACCCACAACCGCCTTGCTGGGCCTGTTGTTGCTTCACCAATTGGCCAGACTGAGTCTGTGTCCACCTGCCATGACAAGGACAAGGGGTTGGTTTTGGGGAGGCAAGAGCAGCAAATTTAACCAAAAGGGGCAAGATCAGGAATGACAGGATTAGAGAGATGGTGGGAACAACACCTATCCAGCATCACATAGATCGGCGAGAGGGTGGTGGTTTGGGCACATGGTGAGAATGTCTGCTGGCAAACCAGCTTCCTGGGCATGGAACCTCAATAACCCTGGGACTAGACCCAGAAACAGATTGAGGAAGCATTGGATGGACAGGATCAAAGAAGCCCTACAGAACCACAACATGACCATCCTTGAAGCATGCACGCCACCTGGCAACAAAGAGGAAAAGTAAAGTATGTCAGTGCACACTCAAATCACAGTTAGACCGTctttcatttatattaaaaGAGTAGCTGCATTTTAAAGTTCTTGATCTTTCCCCTGGTGGTGTACATGGAGTCTGCTGGCAAGCGTAGCAAAGGGTGTGTCTCCCTCTTCATCAGTGTCTGTAGCACCTCATGAAAACCTCGCCATTACTCCATTATCTTTGTAGTGCAACCAGGGTGGGTTAAAATTCAGTTACCTCAACATTCCATCGAACACGGTCTCCCAAGTGCTagaactctctctttctcctgtgcAAGATGCACCCTTGCAATTATCTTATGAGGTTTGGACGCTTCAGGTGGTTTGGGTACAGTGTGCCCTATCAATCACCACTAACCTGGGAAAGTTGTGGTTAACAATTCAGGGATCAGGTTGGAGGTTGGACAAATTTGGTTGGTCTTCCTTTCTCCTCATCTTCAGGGATGCCAAAAATCTTGAAGGTGTTCAGAGTGGATTGCCTGTCTGGGTCTGAGAGTTAAGCTACAACTCGGCAAATGAAGTTTCCAGTGATTGAATTTGCTGCCTTTGATTTTCTGTGGTGGAAAGTGTCTCCGCAGGCTCTTGTTGGGTGGACACGAGACTCTGAAAACTCCattcaaacttttcaaactgTTCATGTGAAGACTGCAGGAGCTTGTTTGagattttctgtcaaataaGTGAGTTCGTCCTCCTTTTTGGCTGAAGATGTGTCTGAAGTTTTCTTGCTAGCATGGTCTTGGCTAGTAGTAGCAATGGTTAACGGGCAGAAAAACTCTCTGTAACGCTTTATATTAAGGTCTTTGTAATGCCTGTCAGTTAATAGGTAATAAGGACCTTATAAATCCTTATAAGATGCTTATTGAGATAGTTATGTGTTAATAGCAGCTGCCGGATCTAAAGCGAGAATAAATCCTTAATGCGTGAAAGTCCCACCAACGAAAAGGAGGCTGTCACTGCTGCTAGGTGGTTGCTGGGACACGGCCCCTGTAGACCTGACCAGGAAACCCCGCCAGCTCACTGAGTGGCACATGTCTCcgtttgtttctttcttccttttccccgCGGTGGATGGCGGGTGTTCACCACCGCGTTGCCGCGCGTGAATGTCTACCCGGTTGGGGAgttacatatatacaaacatgtaCTTCGTGTTTTATTTCAGCTGTTAAcggtgattttttattttaagtcaacTTTTTGACGACTAAAACTCTGGACCTTTTAGTTTTGccttagtcaaagaaaaacaaacattttagtctagttttaatCAAGACCGAGAATTAGCATTTTAGTTAAACTTCAGCAAACTGAAttttgaaaagtctgaaaatctGGAAAGATGTAACATTAGCAAATCCATTGCAATCTAGCTCTTGCAATATGAGTCAAAAGGagccagaaaaaagaaaacccttcacaataataaaaaaaaaacttgtacaACAGCCCTTCAATGAATCCTACCTTTATAAGGTTAAGTCTTGTCAGGactgtgtcagagaggtgttgatattactctgtaattttgtaggccGTAGTGGTAGCGTTGTACTAGATAATGTTATACAGGACGTGTTTATAACAGACCACATTAGCCATCAGTGACATATGAATGGCCATTACGTTGTGTGTGCTCTAACATGGACGGCAGGTTCAATACaccacaacaaacaaacttgtcttaAGCTAAAAGTTGGCTAGCGTAGCTGACTGGGCTGCTGACTTTCAATAGGCTACTGCACActggtttttttctctcagccgTGTTACCTTTGAAGTGGGTCCAAATCTCAACCCGTTTTGTTGGCGTCACATTCTTTTCCCTTTACCGCACGTTACCCGACATCCTTACAGCCGTAGCATTTCAATGCATTGCAAGGTCCAGTCTTGACCTAGTTCATGGGTGTGCTGGTGTGGTGGTGCGCTGCTGGTGTGCAGAATCTCCAGGAAGCTGATTTGAATGTGCGGGACGAGAAATGTGCAGCGCAGCCATTCAAAGAAGGACGTTTAGATCatgtcattgtttgaaaaatgctcTATGTAaatttgtctccttttttttacctcaaCAAAAATATAGAGAGATTTTGgtaaggtttttattttctaaactacattttagtctggtcttttttttttgtcagcaatATTACATGTTGATATAGTCACACGAGACCATGTGACATCATCGTCTCCTcttagtcatggaaaaaaaggtCTTTGGCAAACTTGTTTagtcatagttttcattaatgAGAGTAACACTGGCTGAAAGAGACTTGTTGACATCCGCAAAACAGCGGTTGCTATGCTTTGATAGATTAGAAATTATATCGATGTAACATTGATGTATtgatgcaacaaaaaaaagctcagtaAAGGTTAAACAATGACATAATAGGCAAGTTTGTTAAAGTCAgtaaatgtgtttctaatgCTAGTAGAAACAATTATAAGCAACTCATAGGGGCTTTTATTAATGACCTTAAGCACTCTGTGAATGGTTAACAAGTTCTGTATAAGTGCTTATGAATGATTTATAGTCTCACAATAAACGTGTTTATGATGCTACTATTAACACTTAGTCTTAATTAATAAGGATCCTATAGGATTGATAAGGGCCTTATTAACTAGAGCTTATTACGAGGACCTTAATATGAAGCAACTCTCTTTCTGCCTCGTGTACTTGTACCAGACATTCTTGTTTTCAACTCTCTGATGgtgtaaaagggaaaaacaaacagcagaggtCTCTGAGCAACCGTAGAGAATCTGGCATTCGAAGTCAGAGTTTAAAACTcataaaagtggaaaaaaaacacacctacacTGTGCTCATCTCACTGGTGACCCCCTCTTGTTGGGAGTTTAATGAGATCCTTGGAGGGTGAAGCAGTCTAATAAAACCTCACCACCGACTCCGACTGTTCACTTCCTGGGTTTTGGAGATGAACGTACATCAAGTTCATTTCGAGGTCTGGTATCTGTGAATGAATAACACGCTCCAGTACAGGTTACATGTTGGTGTAACTGTAAAAGTTAGACTTGTGTTTTGAATAATTCTGAACGTACAATGGTTATGTCCTGTAATCTGCCTGTTTTCTTACTGAATGTTTAGTTTTAGAAAGCATTCATGGATGATGAGTTAAACGTTACTCACATAACTCTTAGCGGGTATGTGGAAGTtaacaaatacagatatttatattttttgattatgTTCACAGTCTATATCCTAATAATCTGCTGTAATTCTACTATTGTGTACCTCATCGTGATTCACAAAAACCTCCATGAGCCTATGTATGTTTTCATTGCAGCCTTGCTATTGAACTGTGTCTTTTACAGCACTACTATTTACCCAAAGCTTCTGATTGATTTTGTGGctgaaaaacagatcatatCATATTCAGCCTGCATCTTccaatatttaatatattattcTATAGGCACTTCTGAATTCCTATTGTTGGCAGCCATGGCCTATGACAggtatgtgtctatatgtaaACCTCTGCAATATCCGACTATCATGAGAAAAGCCACTGTGAGTATTTGCCTGATTTTGTCTTGGCTTGTACCTGCTTGCCATATGGCGGTTCCTGCAATAGTGAGTGCTGAAGCTAAACTGTGTAACTTTACTCTAAAAGGAATATATTGCAACAATGCAATCTACGGACTTCAGTGTGTAAAATCAAGATTCATCACTATATATGGTGTGGTTGCTTTAGTAGATCTGGTAATACTCCCTACGCTCTTCATAATTTTTACTTACACAAGGATACTCATCATATCCTATCGGAGCAGCAGAGAGGTCCGGAAAAAAGCTGCAGAGACCTGTTTACCTCACCTGCTGGTTTTAATCAGTatattctgtttgtgtgcatatgatGTCACTATAGCTCGAGTGGATTTCAACTTTCCAAAGATTGTGAGCTTTATAATGACACTGCAAATAATTCTGTATCATCCTCTCTTTAATCCAATCATATACGGgctcaaaatgaaagaaatttccAAACACCTCAAGAGGTTGTTCTGTCCAGCCAAAATGATCTGATGTATTATCACAGACTGCTCGTGTACAGCCTTTTCTACTGCCACTGTTCGCTCTGCAGTTATTCAATCTTTTTATTCGACATTATCAAGTCTGACTTCTTCCTTGTGTTTTGCTTTACTGtcatttcaaaagcaaaattaaacCCTGTTTACAAGTGACAACATTCACATTAGTATCATTGGCTTCGGGTGTATCGTTATAAGTTTATATTAATTATTAGGTAAAAGATGTCAACGTTTAAATAGTGAACTTCAGtgatataaattatattaatgCAGACGGCTAATGTGTCAAATCCTGACAACCTGAAAGTGTCTACACATCTGTGTTCAAGGGATTgttcccttttcattttttgtactTTACAGACTTTAATGTACCAACATGTGTCCTTCAAACGAAGATTTTTTGAGTATCAATGATATTTACTGTTCCCTGTTTTTTGTCTTCGACTGCTGCACAAGCTGACTCCGGAGAAAATGATTGCTTTTCACTCCAAGCCGGTACTTGAAAGACCCTGTGTGCTTGGACGAACGGGAGAAgaaagtttttgtgtgtgcgcgagggtgaatgtgtgtgtggtggtcgGTGCTCCAGCATCGGAGGTGATTTTCATGTCAGAGCTGGCAAATGGCAGCTTTGTCTGCAACAGAGCATTTAAGTTAcgatttgaaaagtaaaaagaaaataataattattcataGACAGTCAACTATCATGGGCCCACcacagcaggacacacacacaccgaaccAGCACTTTGAGGGAAACAGACTGAATCAGCCTGAGTCAGATTAATGTCGACGGAATAAAGCTTTCGTCAGTCATGGCACCCTGTGctgtgggaggaggggggatcGCTTCTGAAAGGCATTTACCACCTTTCCTCCCATTTGTTTGACcatatttaacaaaattaaGTTTAACATAACAGATTGCGTCATACAAAGGTGCATTGACCACAGAAGCTCACGTGGAAAATCCACACAACGAGCACAGGAAAAGCAAAAAGTCAGCAGCAATAAGAAATACGAGTACAGACCACGGAACAAGCACTATCCTATTAAAAGAGAATAAATACTAGAAGTAAAGTAATGGGCAGCAGATTTGATCTCTACTAGAGTGGTCATGACTCTTGTTGCCCCTGTTTATTGGCATCACAACTTGAATTCACTCCCTTATGAAAAGAGAATCCTGGCAACATGAACTCAGATAACAATGGAGGTAGTGGAGAGACATGGCGTGAGAGATGCCAAGCCGGTCTATCTTACTTCATGCGAGGTTGAATAAAAGCGAGTCAGGAGTGTGGATGGTAACGTCACCCAGATGGCATGCAGGACTGTAGTTGGAGGTGGAGGCTGGGAGTTCAGAGGATCGCACGAAAGAAACAGAATGCCACGAGAAACATGGATTCTGGTGTAGTCCCTGAAGGGAGACAGATACCCTGTGCAGAGGGTTTGGACGCGGAGGTCTGATGTCAGTGCTAAATGTTAAGGTGGTGATCATGTCTCGGCTTTTCACAGGCATTTGATTAGCATATCCGGTACTCCCGTGGGCTTTTTGACAAAGGAGTGCAGCTGATGTAAACCCAGATGTTAGACATTTGTTGCGTTGAGAACAGAGTGGAAGGAAACAGTGTGTGAGGCTGTGTGAGGTGTAGAATGCTTTGAAACAATATGAGGGTCGGGTCCAGAGGGATGAAAGACAATTTGGGATTTAGGAATGAGGGGAATCGAAGGGGGCTGGATGAAATGGGGCTGAGCAAGAAGGAATGAACAGATGGTTGAATGCAAAGTCATGAACCAGGCATGGTAGGGCTGGTGGGGCATTTGAACTGTAGTAGACCGGCAACTCATTCATTCACAGCCTACTACCTAAGAATAAGATGGAGCACTTCAGGTGCCCATTTATGCTGACTGCAAATCAAAGTGTACAAGAATtgtgaaaacagcaaaagcCATCCTTTGTT
This window contains:
- the LOC120801594 gene encoding olfactory receptor 11A1-like, yielding MDDKLNVTDITLDGHVEVYRYRYLYFVIMFTVYILIICSNSTIICLVWIHQNLHEPMYVFIAALSLNSVVFSTAMYPKLLIDFLSEKQIISYSTCLLQFFLYYSLGGSEFLLLAAMAYDRYVSICKPLQYPTIMRKATVRVFLSLAWLVPACQIAVVVIMSADMKLCNLTLKGIFCNNSIYNLHCVSSRARSVFGVVALTNIALFPLLFILFTYTRILIISYQSCKNVRKKAAQTCLPHLLVLFSFFCLCAYDVITVRLGSDFPKTVRLIMTLQAVLYHPLFNPIIYGLKMKEISKHLKRLFCQSKVM
- the LOC120801597 gene encoding olfactory receptor 11A1-like — its product is MDKEINVTYITLSGYVEVNKYRYLYFLIMFTVYILIICCNSTIVYLIVIHKNLHEPMYVFIAALLLNSVLFSTAMYPKLLIDFLSEKQIISYSACLFQFQIFYSLGGSEFLLLAAMAYDRYVSICKPLQYPTIMRKTTVRVFLVLAWLLPACQVAVPAVLSANRKLCNFTLKGIFCNNLIYKLYCVSSRVLSALGLIILLNIVFFPMLYIVFTYTRILIISYRSSREVRKKAAQTCLPHLLVLINFSLLCTYDVIILRLESDFPKTARLIMTLQVVLYHPLFNPIIYGLKMKEISKHLKRLFSQVR
- the LOC120801595 gene encoding olfactory receptor 11A1-like, which translates into the protein MDDELNVTHITLSGYVEVNKYRYLYFLIMFTVYILIICCNSTIVYLIVIHKNLHEPMYVFIAALLLNCVFYSTTIYPKLLIDFVAEKQIISYSACIFQYLIYYSIGTSEFLLLAAMAYDRYVSICKPLQYPTIMRKATVSICLILSWLVPACHMAVPAIVSAEAKLCNFTLKGIYCNNAIYGLQCVKSRFITIYGVVALVDLVILPTLFIIFTYTRILIISYRSSREVRKKAAETCLPHLLVLISIFCLCAYDVTIARVDFNFPKIVSFIMTLQIILYHPLFNPIIYGLKMKEISKHLKRLFCPAKMI